A single window of Methanobrevibacter sp. TMH8 DNA harbors:
- a CDS encoding ferredoxin: MKIDMSECGVCEACVDVCHLGLIKKKGYKMTVKKGCDKCGECLEVCPTGCIILDED, from the coding sequence TTGAAAATTGATATGTCAGAATGCGGAGTGTGTGAAGCATGTGTAGATGTTTGCCACTTAGGATTAATTAAAAAGAAAGGATACAAAATGACTGTTAAAAAAGGATGTGACAAATGTGGAGAATGTTTAGAAGTTTGTCCTACTGGATGTATAATACTTGATGAAGATTAA
- a CDS encoding adhesin produces the protein MKKPNFKNILKRFTIIDILIIICIIGAVGFALMHTGGSDDKSESVSFDSSTLNKFAENYLNFYQEGNIVKTHLGGYNASTGKYQQLSGTVLWVDDNHGADVRVLIDTDGDSNSKPILATLYKDVQNSDIYIEHITLETNGEKYNNVTEIQISPQNITTLDELTNKIENNTNYTISTKIAIDEKDSKTFQELSNELFLNTRKTSIRPISENIYEQIYLIMAGKEEINIASNILGTINGQTDIITIRIYNSTPEEINAIKNAFDVINVKKIT, from the coding sequence ATGAAAAAACCTAATTTTAAAAATATTTTAAAACGATTTACTATAATTGATATTTTAATAATTATATGTATTATAGGAGCTGTTGGTTTCGCTTTAATGCATACAGGAGGAAGTGATGATAAGTCAGAATCAGTTTCATTTGACTCATCTACATTAAATAAGTTTGCTGAAAACTATTTAAACTTTTATCAAGAAGGAAATATTGTTAAAACTCATCTAGGAGGATATAATGCAAGTACTGGAAAATATCAACAATTATCTGGAACTGTATTATGGGTAGATGATAATCATGGTGCAGATGTTAGAGTTCTAATAGATACTGATGGAGATTCAAATAGTAAACCTATACTTGCAACTCTTTATAAAGATGTTCAAAATTCAGATATATATATTGAACATATAACTCTTGAAACTAATGGTGAGAAATATAATAATGTTACTGAAATTCAAATCAGCCCACAAAATATAACTACATTAGATGAACTAACTAATAAAATAGAAAATAACACCAACTACACAATATCCACTAAAATAGCTATAGATGAAAAAGATAGCAAAACATTCCAAGAACTATCCAATGAATTATTCCTAAATACTAGAAAAACTTCAATTAGACCTATTTCTGAAAATATCTACGAACAAATATACTTAATTATGGCTGGAAAAGAAGAAATAAATATAGCATCTAACATTCTCGGAACAATAAATGGACAAACTGATATAATTACAATCAGAATTTATAATTCAACTCCTGAAGAGATTAATGCAATTAAAAACGCATTTGATGTCATAAATGTCAAAAAAATAACCTGA
- a CDS encoding 2TM domain-containing protein: MHDTNDESYKRAKKRLEDVKGFYTNLISYIIVNIFLFIINMIFTPGFWWFLFPLVFWGIGVVFHFLGVFVFEKRVFGKKWEDKKIQQYMEDEKK; this comes from the coding sequence ATGCATGATACTAATGATGAAAGCTATAAAAGAGCTAAAAAACGATTAGAAGATGTAAAAGGATTTTATACTAATTTGATTTCATATATTATAGTTAATATTTTCTTATTTATTATAAACATGATATTTACACCTGGATTTTGGTGGTTCTTATTCCCATTAGTATTCTGGGGAATAGGTGTTGTATTCCACTTTTTAGGGGTTTTTGTCTTTGAAAAAAGAGTTTTTGGAAAAAAATGGGAAGATAAAAAAATACAACAATATATGGAAGATGAAAAAAAATAA
- a CDS encoding ABC transporter permease has protein sequence MSKSFDIIMAGLISGIVALTTSFLGVAGTVIGAVLGAILYQIISIFVKEPLENSTVKKVEREIVYIIPLVLIAVFLAIFIVALLHSYSFYYPDFLEFFKQLEEITNNNLVRFMGIGLIFMGIYPLLQPKSIKKQYGLIILILGVILLIRGLLDLDFNIIDLYTEMFGFFDVILITIIFLILVFIILKILIESVYLYRDRNKYAIIDDYSNPKTTRTQDSIEKDYRFKSEIKKEYYKNENLDSNDNFKDNDSVYMRGSDDLPNKDTITNRNRDAAVDNNLDSITGENVDNLDNVDVTEEDVDTTNNENIDKNIDKAPLSKNKTIKSSKTSTMFKNRKFFKR, from the coding sequence ATGTCTAAATCGTTTGATATAATAATGGCAGGATTGATATCTGGAATTGTCGCATTAACGACTAGTTTTTTAGGTGTTGCAGGAACTGTTATTGGAGCTGTTTTAGGAGCTATCTTATATCAGATTATTTCTATATTTGTTAAAGAACCTCTTGAAAATTCTACTGTGAAAAAAGTTGAAAGAGAAATAGTATATATAATTCCACTGGTGTTAATAGCTGTATTTCTAGCAATTTTCATAGTTGCTTTACTTCATTCGTATTCTTTCTATTATCCTGACTTTTTGGAGTTTTTCAAGCAGCTAGAAGAAATTACTAACAATAATCTTGTGAGATTTATGGGAATAGGACTTATTTTTATGGGTATCTATCCATTGTTACAACCAAAATCAATCAAAAAGCAATATGGTTTAATAATTTTGATTTTAGGCGTTATTTTATTAATCAGAGGATTATTGGACCTAGATTTTAATATTATTGATTTATACACAGAAATGTTTGGATTTTTTGATGTAATCTTAATTACTATTATATTTTTAATATTAGTGTTTATAATTCTAAAAATACTTATAGAATCAGTATATCTGTATAGGGATAGAAATAAGTATGCAATCATTGATGATTATAGTAATCCAAAAACTACTAGAACTCAAGACTCTATTGAAAAAGATTATAGATTTAAATCTGAAATTAAGAAAGAATACTATAAAAATGAAAATTTAGATTCTAATGATAATTTTAAGGATAATGATAGTGTTTATATGAGAGGATCTGATGATCTTCCTAATAAAGATACAATTACTAACAGGAATAGGGATGCTGCTGTTGATAATAATTTAGATAGTATTACTGGAGAAAATGTAGATAATCTAGATAATGTGGATGTCACTGAAGAGGATGTAGATACTACTAACAATGAAAATATTGATAAAAATATTGATAAAGCTCCACTTTCTAAAAATAAAACTATTAAATCTAGTAAAACAAGTACAATGTTTAAAAACAGAAAATTTTTCAAACGATAA
- a CDS encoding PhoU domain-containing protein, which produces MTKTNKTLKDILDVILYENPATQDEIAERLGLTRRYVTRLLKPLIDENIVKRSYILDLKKYEEIYGDEDNLFSNDHSASFLIKGMLQNMADHVSKQLKTAFEALINGDKEKAKIAMEMDYATNNMFEKLRSSVETVVSIDPSTQFSKTLIFNEIGYDLERIGDYCDHFSKFVLNEPNEINDEIMITLKSMYKSVDKMISFSMDAFLKEDLSLKGDIMDLEEKVHSLQKKALNYIAIEMAETSFEDKEESTYYIYLSRLVKSFERIGDICIEIMDTATEFHKNIPRSTVPRSFRDDR; this is translated from the coding sequence ATGACAAAAACTAATAAAACTCTTAAAGATATCTTAGATGTTATATTATATGAAAACCCTGCTACTCAGGATGAAATAGCTGAAAGATTAGGTCTTACTCGGCGTTATGTCACAAGACTTCTTAAACCTTTGATTGATGAAAATATTGTGAAAAGATCTTATATTCTTGATTTAAAAAAATATGAAGAGATTTATGGGGATGAAGATAATTTATTTTCAAATGATCATTCTGCTTCATTTTTAATCAAAGGAATGTTACAAAACATGGCGGATCATGTGTCAAAACAATTAAAAACAGCTTTTGAAGCATTAATCAATGGGGATAAAGAAAAAGCAAAGATAGCTATGGAAATGGATTATGCAACTAACAATATGTTTGAAAAACTACGTTCTTCTGTTGAAACAGTTGTAAGTATAGACCCTTCTACTCAATTTTCAAAAACACTTATTTTTAATGAGATAGGTTATGATTTAGAGAGGATTGGGGATTATTGTGATCATTTTTCAAAATTTGTACTAAATGAACCAAATGAGATAAATGATGAAATTATGATTACTTTAAAATCTATGTACAAATCTGTAGATAAAATGATATCTTTTTCTATGGATGCTTTTCTAAAAGAGGATTTATCTCTTAAAGGGGATATTATGGATTTAGAAGAAAAAGTTCATTCTCTCCAGAAAAAAGCTCTTAATTATATAGCTATTGAAATGGCTGAAACTTCCTTTGAGGATAAAGAAGAATCTACTTATTATATCTATCTGTCTCGACTAGTTAAATCATTTGAAAGAATTGGAGATATTTGTATAGAAATAATGGACACAGCTACTGAATTTCATAAGAATATTCCTCGTTCTACTGTTCCAAGATCCTTTAGAGATGATAGATAA